The following is a genomic window from Dermatophilaceae bacterium Soc4.6.
CACCCGTACTACGTCTCGACCCAGGCGCACCCGGAGTTCCTCTCCCGGCCGCACCGGGCCCACCCGCTCTTCGCCGGGCTCGTCGGGGCCGCGCTCGACCGGCAGCGCGCCGAGCGCCTGGTGGAGGTGGAACGGCACACGGCCGACGCCGCGGCCGCCGCAGTGGGTGCGCCCGCCGACGCCGGCGTCTGAGGGGGCTGCGTGGACATCCCGCTCGGTGGTCGCCCGGAGCTGGTCGACGAGGTCGTCGACCGGCGGGTGGTGGACCGCAGCACGGCGTACGAGGGGATGGTCTGGGACGTGCAGCGCGACGTCGTCGACCTCGGCGACGCCGGGCAGGTGACCCGGGAGTACGTCGAGCACCCCGGAGCGGTCGTCGTCGTGGCCCTGCGCGAGGTCGACGGGGTCGACCACGTCGTGCTGATCCGGCAGTACCGGCACCCGGTGCGGACCATCGAGTGGGAGCTGCCCGCGGGGCTGCTCGACGAGCCGGGGGAGGCGCCGTGGCTCGCCGCCGCCCGCGAGCTGCGCGAGGAGGTCGACCTCGTCGCTCGGCGGTGGCACGTCCTGCTCGACTTCTACTCGTCACCGGGTGGGGTCTCGGAGTCGTTGCGGGTCTTCCTCGCCCGCGACGTGAGGCCCGTCGGGCCGGAGGACGGCGACTACGAGCGGCACGGCGAGGAGGCCGAGATCACCGCTCGCTGGGTGCCGCTCGACGACGCCTACGACGCCGTGCTGGCCGGTCAGGTGCACAACTCGGGGGCGGTCGTCGGCCTCATGGCGGCGTGGGGTGCGAGGGCTCGCGAGTGGGCACCGCTGCGGTCGTACGACGCGCCGTGGCCGTGGCACCCGGCCTACCGGGGCTGAGACGCCGCCGACGGCCGGCGGGTCAGCTCGACCAGAGGTGCGCCACGTCGATGACGACCCGCGGTGGCACACCCGTCGCCTCCAGCACGAAGACGCGGAACGGCAGGCGCGCCCGCACGCCCAGCCCCAGCGTCGTCTGGCCCTCGAAGCTGCCGGCGAAGGCCACCTGCCGGAAGGTGCGGTAGCCGGTCACGTCGACGATCTCGTTCGGGGTGGCGGGGTCGTAGGTCACGCGGTACGTGTCGTCCGAACGGGTCGTGATGATCTGCAGGAAGGCGCCACCGCGCAGCGGGACCGGCGCTCCGGATCCGTCGTGCCCGACCTGCCCCACGTAGGCCACCCGGGCCCAGGAGGCCCCGTCGATGACGAGACGGTCGTAGCAGGCGTGCTTCCCTGCCCGCACGTCGGTGACCGAGACCCCGTCCGCTCCGCTCGCCGCGCGGGGGAGCGACCCCCAGGTGATCCCGCAGTACGGCGTGGCCGCGCTCGCGGCACCGCTCGGAACCCCTGCTGCCAGCGCGAGCGCCAGCACCGTACACATCCTGAGAAAACGCTTCATGGCTCCTTCTCCTTCGTCGGGGGCGCTGCCCGACCGGCCGCGTCCACCACTGGAAGACGCACGAGGACCGGCGCAGGTTGACAACGCACCCGTTGGGAGCGGCGGACGGCGACGTCGCTGACTCAGGGCAGGCCATGCGTCAAGCGCGACGACGCTGAGTCAAGTGGGGAAGGGGCCACCGATCTGACGCCCCGGTACTGCGGGATGCTGGACCCGTGAGTCCTCCTGCCGACCCGTCCCGATCGACCACGCCACGGGTGGACCGGGCCTCGGTCAGCGTGTGCCTGGCGTCGTACGACGGTGCCGCGTGGATCGAGGAGCTGCTGGCCTCGGTGCTCGCGCAGCTCGGGCCGGACGACGAGGTGGTGGTGGTCGACGACGGTAGCAGCGACGACACCGTGGCCAGGGTGCAGGCACTGGGCGACTCGCGGATCTCCTTGCACCGCAACGAGATCAACCTCGGTAGCGTGCGCACGTTCGAGCGGGCGATGACGCTGAGCCGGGGCCGCTGGCTGTTGCTCGCCGACCAGGACGACGTGTGGGTGCCGGGACGGCTCGAGGCGATGGTGGGGGCGTTGCGTCACCACGGGGTCGTCGCCACGAGCGTGGCCGTGCTGGGCGAGCCCCTCGAGCCGCCGCGGTGGCCGCTGAGGGCGCGCGACTCCGGTCGGCGGCTGCTCAACCTCGGGCTCGTGATGGTCGGCGCACGGTGGTACTTCGGCTGCGCCATGGGCGTGCGACGTGACGTGCTGGCCGTCGCACTGCCGATCCCGGCGTTCGTGCACGAGTCGCACGACCTGTGGCTGGGGGTCGTGGGCAACGTGCTCGGCGAGATGACCCACCTCGAGCGACCATCGGTGCAGCGGCGCCTGCACGAGGCTAACCAGACCCCGCTGCACTGGCGCAGCCTGCCGACGATCCTGCGCTCGCGCTGGATGCTGGCTCGAGCGGTGGCCGTCGCCGTCCGACGGGCTCGTCGGGTTGCCCGTCAGCGCAGCGAGTAGGCTTGGCGCGACACGCTGAAGCGCCCCGAGCCGAGAGTGCAGGTGACGGTGGTGCTGTCGCTGCGGCAGGTGAGGCGTGACGAGCCGCTGCCGGCGACGACAGCGGCACCGGTGGCGAGAGTGACCTCCTGCTGCCCACTGGCGCGGGAGACCAGCCTCGAGGCCGGCAGGCCCTCCCACCAGGTGCCTGCGCCGCCTCGGGCCGCGTCGGCCAGCACGGTGTCGGTGGTACACGTGAGCTCGGCGCCGCGAGCCGTGAGGGAGATGCCGGCGCCCCAGGCGCCGTGGCAGTCGGGGGGCGTCGGCGGCGGCGTCCAGGTGCTGCTCTCGAGGTCGCAGCGAGCCTGCGGGCCATCGGCCGACACCGCGCAGACGATGCCGCCGGCGGCGGTGGCGAAGGCGGTCTCGACGTGACCCGTCGCGTCCACGACGGTGGGGGACGAGCTGCCGGTGAGCACCGGGGTGGAGCGGGTCGTCGGCGGAGGGACCGGCCGCGTCGTCGCCGCGGGGGAACCGCTCGACGACGGTAGCGTCGTCACGGTCGGGCCGGGGGTCTCGGTCGACCCGGCCGGCGCGGCCGGGACGGTCGGCACGGTCGGCGTCGGACCCGTCGGACCCGTCGGGCCGGGCGGGCCCGAGGTGGGTGGCGCGCCGGAGGTGCTGCCGGCGGGGCTGACCCCGGTCAGCGCCGAGCCGGACAGGGGGGCCGGCGCGCACGCGGTCACCGCGAGGGCGACCACGGTCAGCAGTCCGACGCGCAGCACCGTCGTGCCTCGACGACGAGGTCGCGGAGAAAGCTCGCATTTCGTGCGGGTCATGCGACGAGGATCGCACGCCGGCACCCCACGAGGCGGCACCGGCACGCGGGGCTCTCCCTACGGCATCGGGCTGGCGGTGGCGGACGGCTGCGTCCGCGTCGAGGGGGTTTGTTACCCACCGCGACGCGGACGCAGCCGCAGGTCAGCCGACGGGGACCGCGGCCACCGTGACCGGTGGAGCGGTCGGGTCGAGCTCGTCCGCCTGGTTCACCCCGGCCGGGGTGAGCACGTCGACCGCCTTGGGCACCGTGTTCGGGTCGAGCGCACAGATCGGGCTCGTCCCGCCCTCGGCGCAGACGCCGAAGGAGTAGCCGCCGGGCGTGGGGCTGAAGCCGCGCGCCTTGTCGCCGCTGAAACCGTCCTGACCGGTCAGGACGACCGCGAACGACCACCCCGGGCCCGGGGTGCCACCGAGCGACGCCTTGTCGAGGGTGATGGTGACGGTCTTCGCGGGACCGCTCGCGATGACTCCGGGCCGGCCCAGCGAGGTGCCGTTGGCGTCGACCCAGACCGGGTCGGCAAAGCCCTGCACCTCGATGCGCTGGCTCCACGCGTCACCAGCCGCGATCTCGTAGTTGCGGCTGGCGTAGGCGGCCGACGTCGAGGTGGGCGACCCGGTGGGGGTGTGCACGTAGACGTCGAGCAGCTGGGCCCCGAGCGATGACCCGAAGGTCGGTGACAGGTCGGCGAGGCTGGCCTGGAGCACGACCTGGTCGCCGCTGTCGAGGACCCGCCAGCGGGTGAGGTCGAAGGCTCCGGGGTGGAAGTCGCCGGCCGTCGGGTAGGCGTAGGTGCCCGGCCCGTTGTCGTCCCCGGTCGGGTCCGTGACGTCCTGCACCACGGTGCCCGTCACGAGGGTCGAGACGACGGTCACCTGGGCGTAGCCGGTGCCGGAGCCCAGGCTGGCCGCCGCGGTGATCACGCTGGTCCCGGTCGGGGTGGGCACGGTCAGGCTCCACGACCCGTCACGCGCGGCGCGGGTCTGCCGGGTGGCCGTGGCCCCACCGGCGTCGGTCGCCGTCGTCGCCACGGTCACCGTGGCGCCCGCGGAGGACGTCCCGGCCACCTGGGTCGCGGCGGTCTCGACCTGGGTGTTGGTCACCGGCGAGGTGATGGTGACGGGGACCGCGGTCACCGACCCGGCGGCATACCGGCTGGCGACGGCTTGCGGCTGGTCGACGAGGTGACCCTCCGCGAGGGAGCGCACGAGTCGCACCTCCTGGGCCTGGGCCCAGGTGAGCGGAGCGGCAGAGCCGGTGGGCCGGCCCGGCTCGAAGCCGATCGAGGCGAGACCCGGGTCGGTGCCGAAGGGTGAGGCCGCGACGGCCGGGTCCTCCCAGGCCTGCTCGGGCACCAGACCGACACCGGAGCTCTGGCGGTCGATGGTGCGCAGCAGGCTGCTGGCAGCGGGGAGGTTGCCCGTGCCGATCAGCTGCTCCGCCCGCTCGCCGGCGAGCACCGGCCAGAGGTGGCCCGATCCGTGCCCGGTGGTCGGCCACGGCTGACCGTCGACGGGGCAGTCGGTCGGGTCGGGCGTCCAGCAGTCGCCGTAGCCGTCCTCGGAGCCCGCGCCGTCCGTGCCGTAGCGGTAGAAGCCGGTGCCGGTCGGGGTGTCGCGGCGGATGACCTGGTCGACGACCTGGAGCGAGCGGCGCACGTCGGCGTCGTTGGCGGGCAGGGCGCCGAGCCGGGTCAGCTCGAGGAAGCCCTGGTCGATGACCGCGCGCTGGTCGGAGTCGACCGAGCCGTTGCCGAGGTTGTAGGTCGTCCCCGCGTTGGGATCGCCCGTCTTCGACAGCCGGATGAAGTAGCGGCCGGTGGCATACGGGCCGGTGGTGGTCACCGTCCAGCCCTTGATGCTGCGCTGGAAGTGGTCGGCCGTGGCCCGGTAGACCCGCGCCGACGCGGCGTCGCCGTTCGTGTCGGCGATGCGCGCGGCAGCGACCAGCCCGGCGATCTCGGCGGCGATGGTCGAGGGCGAGTAGCCGCCCTGCTCCTCCCACCGCTCCGAGCCGAAGGACGGGCCGTGGCTCACGACGAAGTCGGCGGCCTTCTTGATGTGGTTGCGGTAGAGGCCCTGGTCGGTGTCGAGCCCCGAGAGCAGCGCCATGAGGATGGGGTAGCTGGTCTCGTCGAGCTGGTCGCCGCCGGTGTCGGGCGCGGTCTTGCCGTTGGGGAGGCTGTTGCGCGGCATCCGCCCGTCGGGCAGCTGCTGTCGCAGGAAGAGGAATCGCGTGGTGTCCTGCGCGGTCGCGACGTCGCCGGCGGCGAGGAAGCCGGTGAAGGCCTCGTAGAGGTCGCGGCCGAAGGTCTCGCGGTAGGAGCCGAAGTAGACCGGCTTGCCGTCCACCTTGGTGCCGGCCTCGACCGCCTGCCCCCACGGGCTGCCCAGCCCCGCGGCGACGGCCCCGGGGAAGGTCTTGTCCTCACTGGCCTTGAGCACGTTGACCGACAGCCAGTAGGCCGCACGGGCGCGCTCGGCAGCAGCGGGCGTCAGGCCCGGCAGGCGGTACGGCGGCGCGACCAGACCGGCGTCGTAGTCGGTCCAGGTCTTGACGTAGGCGGCGCGGGTGTCGCCGTACGAGGTCGCCGCACTGGCCCCGGCGACGTCGATCGCGGCATTGCGGCGGGTGCCGTAGCCGAGGGCGAGGGTGCTGGTGCCGCCGCTGGAGAGGTCGAGCCGGGCCGTCTGGACGACGTTGCCCTGGCGGGCGGTCGTCGTCGTGGAGGTGAGCCGGTGCGCGGCGTCGAGCTGGGTGAGGCCGTCACTGGACGTGCCGGCATACCCGCTCTGCGCGCTGAGGAAGGGCTTGTCGGCCCGGAGCGCACCGAAGAGCGGGACGGCGTAGTCGCGGTTGACCGCCTGGCTGCTGGTGTTGGTGTCGGAGCTGACGAGCGCGGTGGTGGACGCGTCGACGACCGCGTCGTCGGCGCCGCCGTTCTGGGTGGTGGCGTCACCGCCACCGCCGTTGCCGTTGACCGACGCGTCGTAGCGCACGTAGACCTGCAGCCCGGGCTCGCGGGTGATCAGCCGCACCTTCATGACCACGGCGTCGCGCACCGGGTCGGTGACGTAGTCGGTGACCAGCGTGTAGCGACCGCTCTTGGCCCGGCTCGTGACCTCGCAGGCCATTCCCGACCGGTCGGTGGTGCGCACGGTGTAGGTCGTGTCGCGCGACTGCAGGTCGGTGAAGGTCGAGCCGTCGGTCACCGCGAGCTGCAGGGTCTCGACGTTGGTGTTGTCGACCGTCGGGGCGTAGACGTCGGAGAGCACACCGTTGGCGACGGTGTACCAGACCTTCGACGTGCGGTTTGCGGCCGTGCCGAGGCAGTCCTTGCGGGCGAGGCCGAAGTGGCTCATCGCGCCGGGGGAGCCGTCGGCGGCGGCGACGCCCGCGGAGAGGCCGGGCGGGGCAGCCTGGGCCGGGAGCACCGGCAGGAGGGGAAGCGCGGCAAGGGCTGCTGCAGCGACCGTAGGGATCAGGACATGGGGCTGGGTCACGCGACGGTGCGTGACGCGGGGAGAAAGGCGCACGAAGGGACTATGGACCCATGTGAGCCGCGCCACAACCCTGGCTGTGGCGCGGCCGGGCGCCCAGGTGGCTCGCGCATGATGGCGTGGTGCTGTCTGGACTCGCTCCCGCCCGTCGCCGGGTCGTGCTGACCGCGCTGGTGCTGGTCGTGGCGCTCGTGGTCGCCCTGGCTGTCGCGCTCGTGCTGCGGAGCCGTCCGGCGGCCGACGTCGACCAGTCGCGGCCGGGGCCGCTCCTGCTCGTGCCGGGGTACGGCGGGTCGGAGCGCTCGCTCGCGCCACTGGCCATCGCGCTGCGGGCCGGGGGGCGCGACGTCACGGTCGTCTCGCTGCCCGACTCCGCGCTCGGTGACCTGGGCGAGCAGGCGCGGGCCCTCGGGGACGCCGTCGACGCGGCGCTCGCCCGCACGGCGGCCTCCTCCGTCGACCTCGTCGGCTACTCCGCGGGCGGGGTCGTGGCCCGTCTGTGGGTGGTCGAGGACGGCGGGGCGGCGCGCACCCGTCGGCTGGTGACGCTCGGGTCGCCGCACGCCGGGACGCAGCTGGCCCAGCTGGGCACCCTCGTCGCCGGTGCCTGTCCCACGGCCTGCCAGCAGCTGGCCCCCGGCAACGCCGTGCTCGCGCGACTGGCGCGGGAGCCGATCCCGACCGGCGTCGTCGCCGTCTCGTTGTGGAGCACCTCGGACGACGTGGTCCTCCCGCCCGAGTCGGCCGTCCTGGCGGGGGTGGCCAGCCCATCGCTGCAGAGCATCTGCCCCGCCTCGACGGTGCGCCACGGGGGTCTGCCGGGCGATCGCCTGGTGCAGTCGCTCGTCGCCGAGGCGGTCGCCGTCGCCCGGCCGCCCACCTGGGGGCCGACCGACTGCTCCAGGCTCAGCTCGTGACGTCCCGGGTCGTGAAGTTGGCCCACCCGGCAGCGAGGAAGACGACGACGTAGACCACCTGGAGACCGGCCCCGCGCTCGAGGTTGGACCACAGCACGGGGTCGCGGTAGAGGTCGATGAAGGAGAGCCAGTAGCGGGTCGGGAGGTAGGGCTGCACCGGCCGCGCCGCGTCGACGGTCAGGAGCAGTGAGCTGCCGATGAGAAAGGCCATGGCGCCGAGGCTGGCGGTCTGGGGGGAGTCCGTCAGGGTCGACAGGAACAGCCCGAGGGCGGCGACCCCGAGCATCGAGACGGTGACGTAGAGGACGGCCACGAGCGTGCGCCAGGCCAGGTCGGTGGGCGTGAGGACCGAGCCCGAGAGGCTGATCATGCCGCCCTCGAGGGTGCCCGGACCGAGCAGCAGGCGGCCGACGAGGAAGCCGATCGCCGCCACCGACACCACGGCGGCGAGCACGAAGGCGACGACGGCGACCAGCTTGCGCACCAGCAGGCGCGTCCGCCCGACCGGGCGGATGAGCAGGTAGCGCAGCGTCCCGGCCTGCGCCTCGCCCGCGACGGCCTCACCGGCGACCACCGCCACAGAGATCGGCAGGAAGAGCGGCAGCACGATGGCCAACGCGGCGATGGCGAAGAGCGACCCGTCGGCGACGACGGCCGACAGGAACGCCGGGCCCGTGCCGGGCCGCGGGGCGAGCCGGGTCCACGCGAGCAGACCCGCCACGACGGTGGGCAGCAGGTTGAGCAGCACCAGCGCCACCCACGTGCGTCGGCGACCGAAGAGCTTGACCAGCTCGACCCTCATCGCGGCACCTCGTCGACGGCGCGGGCTCGCGTGCGGTGCTCGATGACGTCCTCCAGGGTGTGGCGCTCGGGGCCGAGCTCGCTCACCCGCACCCCGCCGGCGACGAGGCGCGCGTTGAGCGCGGCGGGGTCAGGCGTACGCACGAGCAGGCGCTCGCCGTCCCGCTGCTCGAGCTGCCCGTCCAGCAGGGCGACAGCGGCCGCCGGGTCGGGTGTGACGAGCATCGTGCGGCCGGTGGGTGCCGTCAGGGTCGCGAGCGACTCCTGCAGCACGAGGTGGCCGCGGTCGAGCAGGCCGATGCGCGTGCACATCTGCTCGATCTCGGCGAGGAGGTGGCTGGAGAGGAAGATCGTCGTACCCTCGGTGTTGAGGCGCAGCAGCAGCTCTCGGATCTCGCGGATGCCCTGGGGGTCGAGGCCGTTGGTCGGCTCGTCGAGCACGAGCAGCTCGGGGCGACGCATCAGCGCGGCTGCGAGCCCGAGGCGCTGGCGCATCCCGAGGGAGTAGGCGCGCACCGGGCGCCGGCCCACGGCCGAGAGGCCGACCAGCTCGAGCACCTCGCCGGCGCGTCGACTGCGGTCGCGCCGGCCGCCGCCGTGCGGGCCCTGCGGTGCTCTGCCACTGGCGTCGTGGAGCACGAGGTTGGCCCGGCCCGACAGGTGCCCGTATGCCGCCGGCCCCTCGACCAGCGCACCGACCCGGGGCAGCACACCGGCGGCCGCCCTCGGCATGGGCTCGCCCAGCAGCTCGATCTCACCCGAGGTCGCCAGCACCAGCCCGAGCAGGCAGCGAACGGTGGTCGTCTTGCCCGAGCCGTTGGCCCCGAGGAAGCCGTAGACGTCACCCGCGTGCACCTGCAGGTCGATGCCGTCCACGGCCGCGACGGTGCCGTACTGCTTGCGGAGCGCGCTGGTGCGGATGACGACCTCGGTGGTGTCCGCTCCCGCGGGGCTCACGAGGCGGCTCCCGGGCGCAGGCCCCTCGCGACCTGAGCCAGGCCCGCAGGGGTCAGGGTGCCGGTCACGAGCAGGGTGCGGCCGGTCACCGCCGGGTCGGTGACGAGCAGACCGATCGGGCCGACCGTCACGGCCACACCCTCGGGCAGGGTGGTGACGCCGACGACCGAGCGCAGCTGGTCACGCAGGGATCCGGCGACCCGGTCGGGCAGCTCGCCGACGGCCAGCTGGGTGACCCCGCGGCCGTACTGCCCGATGCCCTCGAGGCCCGGCGGAGAGGCGGAACGGGGGAAGCCGAGGAGGCTGGAGGGCAGGGCGGTGTCGGGCACGCGCCCGATGGCCTGAGCGAGGTCGAGACGACGACGGTCGAAGACCGGGGCGCCGGGGGGTGGTGCGAAGTCGACGACCTGCTGGCCCGGGGTCGCGTCGGTGAAGTCGAGGAAGGTGCTCGACATGGCCGGGACCGCACTCGTGCCGCCGCCTGCGCCCGCGCTCGACCGGCTGTAGGCCTCGACGAGCAGCGGGACGCCGGAGGCCCGGTCGGCCCAGACGTCGACCCGCGCGATGCTGCTGAGCGGCTCGTTCGGCAGCAGCTGCAGGCCGTCGGCCGGGCGCCCGGCGACGCGTCGGGACGGCAGAGACGTCACCTGGGCTGGTGTCGCCTGGCTCAGCAGGCGGTCCGCCAGCAGGGGCGGCAGCGTGTCGGTGGCCCGGGGGAGGCGCACCGCCCCGGCCGGGTCGGGCCCCGTGCGCGCCACGTCGCTGTCCTCGAAGTCGAAGACCTGGGTGCCGGCGGGCGAGGTGCGCGCGCTGAGCTCGCCGGTCGCGCTGAGGGTGTCGGAGCGCCAGTCCTGCGCACCGCGCCACCACACCCGTTGCTGCGTGATGCCCCCCAGCAGCGAGGCGACGTCGCCGAGGCCCGTCGTCACCGGCAGGGCGAGGCTGCCGGTCGTCTCGGCGTAGCCGGCATACGGGTGCTGCGCTGCGGCGTGGATGCGCGAGAGGAGGGCGGTGGCCGGGGACGCGGCGCCCGCGACGGGGAAGGCGCGGACGACGAGCGGCAGGATCACGAGCACGGCCACGAGGGCGGTGACGACGGCCCAGCGTCGACGCGCCGTGAGGGCGAGGCGCCCCCGGGGCGCTGACGTGGTCATGCGGCGAAGGTACGGCAGGTGGCTGTGCGGCGTCCCGCCTGTGCGGTCTGTGGTGCGGGCGCCCTTTCTAAGATCGACGAGCGATGGCGCGGGATTGCCGTCTCGGGTCGCAGAAGGTCGAAGATCTGCGAGGTGTGGCGACCGGAAGCGGGTTCGTGGGCGCCCGACCCCAGTCCCTAGGATGAGGGGGCGCCCTGGCCGCCCGGCCCGACGACTCTCACCCCGAAGGACTCCTCCGTGCTCCGCACCATCGAGGCCGGCACCCTGCGTGCCGACCACTCCGGCCAGAACGTCACGCTCGCGGGCTGGGTCGCTCGCCGGCGCGATCACGGTGGGGTGGCCTTCCTCGACCTGCGCGACGCCTCGGGCGTCGCCCAGGTGGTCGTGCGCGACGAGGTGCTCGAGCAGGGTGGCGCGCACGACCTGCGCAACGAGTACTGCGTACGGGTCACCGGCGTCGTCGGCCTGCGGCCCGAGGGCAGCGCCAACGCCTCGCTGCCGACTGGCGAGATCGAGGTCAGCGCCGAGCACATCGAGGTGCTCAACCCCAGCGCGCCGCTGCCCTTCCAGATCGACAGCTACGTGACCGTCGGCGAGGAGGCACGCCTCAAGTACCGCTACCTCGACCTGCGCCGCCCTGCCCAGGGCGCCGCGCTGCGCCTGCGTTCGAAGGTCAACGCAGCTGCCCGTACGGTGCTCGCCGCTCACGACTTCGTCGAGATCGAGACCCCGACGATGACCCGCTCGACGCCCGAGGGCGCCCGCGACTTCATCGTGCCGGCCCGCCTGCAGCCGGGCTCGTGGTACGCCCTGCCGCAGAGCCCCCAGCTGTTCAAGCAGCTGCTCATGGTCGCCGGTATGGAGCGCTATTACCAGATCGCGCGCTGCTACCGCGACGAGGACTTCCGCGCCGACCGTCAGCCGGAGTTCACCCAGCTCGACATCGAGATGTCCTTCGTCGAGGAGGACGACGTCCTCGCCCTCGGTGAGGAGCTCGCGGTCGCGCTGTGGACGCTCATCGGCGTCGACCTGCCGACGCCCTTCCCGCGGCTCACCTACGCCGACGCGATGGCCCGATACGGCAGCGACAAGCCCGACGTGCGCTTCGGGCAGGAGCTCGTCGACTGCACGGCGTACTTCTCCGACACGCCGTTCCGCGTCTTCCAGGCCGAGTACGTCGGTGCCGTCGTCATGCCCGGTGGGGCGTCCCAGCCGCGCAAGCAGCTCGACGCCTGGCAGGAGTGGGCCAAGCAGCGCGGCGCGAAGGGCCTGGCCTACGTGCTCGTCGGCCAGGACGGCGAGCTCGGCGGCCCCGTGGCGAAGAACCTCAGCGAGGGCGAGCGGGCCGGGCTGGCCGCCCAGGTCGGGGCCGCCCCGGGCGACTGCGTCTTCTTCGGGGCCGGCACGACCAAGGCGACCCGGGGCCTGCTCGGTGCGGCGCGGCTCGAGATCGGCCGCCGCTGCGAGCTCATCGACGAGTCGTCCTGGGCCTTCCTGTGGGTGCACGACGCGCCGCTCTTCGAGCCCGCCAGCGAGGCTGTCGCGGCCGGTGACGTCGCCGTCGGCGGGGGCGCCTGGACGGCTGTGCACCACGCCTTCACCTCGCCGAAGACGGAGTTCCTCGACACCTTCGACGTGCGGCCCGGTGAGGCGCTGGCCCACGCCTACGACATGGTGTGCAACGGCAACGAGATCGGTGGCGGGTCGATCCGTATCCACCAGCGCGACGTGCAGGAGCGGGTCTTCGCCATCATGGGCCTGAGCGAGGCCGACGCCCAGGAGAAGTTCGGCTTCCTGCTCGACGCCTTCGCCTACGGCGCCCCGCCGCACGGCGGGATCGCCTTCGGATGGGACCGGATCTGCGCGCTGCTGTCGGGGATGGACTCCATCCGCGAGGTCATCGCCTTCCCCAAGTCGGGTGGCGGCTACGACCCGCTGACCCAGGCGCCGGCCCCCATCACGGCGCAGCAGCGCAAGGAGGCCGGGGTCGACGCCAGGCCCGAGGCCCCGAAGGCGGAGCCGGCGGCTGCCCCCACGGCCTGATCCTCGGCGCACTCGACGCAGCGTCACGCTCGCCTGGGGGGCGGTCAGCGCAGCACGAGGTCGGCCGTCGCCGTGCGTCCGGCCTCGAGGGTGACCGTCACCGAGGCGGTCTGACCGTCGCGGGTCACCTGGACCTCCCACGGGCCGGGGGGCAGGGCGGGCCAGGCGTAGCGACCGTCGTCGCCCGTCAGCACCCCGATCTCCGGGACGGCGACCATCGGGTCGCCGTGGCTCACGACGCTGACCAGCAGCCCGCTGACGGGTTTCCCCGCCCCGTCGGTCACCCTCCCGGCAATGGCCGGGGTCCACTCGCCCTGCCCCGGCTGGTCGACGGACGAGACGGCTGTGTCCGGCCCAGCCGCCGCGTCGTAGGCCGGTCTGCCGGTGCTCGCATCGCCGCCCGTGCTCCCGCCGGTCGACCCGGCAACCCCCCCACCTGCAGGCGAGGCGGTCGCCGACCCGGCGTCCGCGGCATACGGGACCGAGCCGCAGGCTGCGAGCAATGCGGCGGCGAGGGCGATCGCGGCCGTCGTCGTCAGCCTGCGGCCGCAGAGGCCGGGGCGGTGACGTCGTCTGGTGGTCATGGGCGCTCGCTCCTTCGGGTCAGGGTGGGGTGTGCGGGTCGTGCCGGCCTACGGGCCCGTCATCAGGAGAGAGCCACCCGGGACCCCGATCGTTCCGTCGGGGTCCCGGGCGGCCGGGTCGCTGCCAGAGACACGGGCGCTGAGCCTCCGCTCAGGGCAGGTTGACGATGCTCATGAAGGTCGTGAACTTGGCCTGCGTGATGCGGGTGCCGCTGTTGTGGGTCGAGCTGAGGCTGCCGAGGCCGTTGGTGTGGATGGCCATGGCGCACGGACCGTTGGCGCAGTAGGCGGCGGTGCTGCCGCGGTACTGCCAGACGGGCGAGCCGCTCTCGCCGCCGATGGTGTCGTTGTCGTAGAAGATCCGGTAGGTCTGCGAGGCGCGCACGCTGTCGTAGGACATCCACTGGGTCGACGGCTTGTCGCCGGGGTAGCCAGAGACGCGGGTGAAGGTGTTGTCGAGCGACGCGGTCTGCCACCACATGCCGAACCAGCCGGTGCTGTTGCCGACGGGGCTGCTCAGCTTGATGATCGCCGCGTCGTAGTCGGACGACCCGCTGCTCAG
Proteins encoded in this region:
- a CDS encoding NUDIX hydrolase is translated as MDIPLGGRPELVDEVVDRRVVDRSTAYEGMVWDVQRDVVDLGDAGQVTREYVEHPGAVVVVALREVDGVDHVVLIRQYRHPVRTIEWELPAGLLDEPGEAPWLAAARELREEVDLVARRWHVLLDFYSSPGGVSESLRVFLARDVRPVGPEDGDYERHGEEAEITARWVPLDDAYDAVLAGQVHNSGAVVGLMAAWGARAREWAPLRSYDAPWPWHPAYRG
- a CDS encoding glycosyltransferase, whose translation is MSPPADPSRSTTPRVDRASVSVCLASYDGAAWIEELLASVLAQLGPDDEVVVVDDGSSDDTVARVQALGDSRISLHRNEINLGSVRTFERAMTLSRGRWLLLADQDDVWVPGRLEAMVGALRHHGVVATSVAVLGEPLEPPRWPLRARDSGRRLLNLGLVMVGARWYFGCAMGVRRDVLAVALPIPAFVHESHDLWLGVVGNVLGEMTHLERPSVQRRLHEANQTPLHWRSLPTILRSRWMLARAVAVAVRRARRVARQRSE
- a CDS encoding glucodextranase DOMON-like domain-containing protein, whose translation is MTQPHVLIPTVAAAALAALPLLPVLPAQAAPPGLSAGVAAADGSPGAMSHFGLARKDCLGTAANRTSKVWYTVANGVLSDVYAPTVDNTNVETLQLAVTDGSTFTDLQSRDTTYTVRTTDRSGMACEVTSRAKSGRYTLVTDYVTDPVRDAVVMKVRLITREPGLQVYVRYDASVNGNGGGGDATTQNGGADDAVVDASTTALVSSDTNTSSQAVNRDYAVPLFGALRADKPFLSAQSGYAGTSSDGLTQLDAAHRLTSTTTTARQGNVVQTARLDLSSGGTSTLALGYGTRRNAAIDVAGASAATSYGDTRAAYVKTWTDYDAGLVAPPYRLPGLTPAAAERARAAYWLSVNVLKASEDKTFPGAVAAGLGSPWGQAVEAGTKVDGKPVYFGSYRETFGRDLYEAFTGFLAAGDVATAQDTTRFLFLRQQLPDGRMPRNSLPNGKTAPDTGGDQLDETSYPILMALLSGLDTDQGLYRNHIKKAADFVVSHGPSFGSERWEEQGGYSPSTIAAEIAGLVAAARIADTNGDAASARVYRATADHFQRSIKGWTVTTTGPYATGRYFIRLSKTGDPNAGTTYNLGNGSVDSDQRAVIDQGFLELTRLGALPANDADVRRSLQVVDQVIRRDTPTGTGFYRYGTDGAGSEDGYGDCWTPDPTDCPVDGQPWPTTGHGSGHLWPVLAGERAEQLIGTGNLPAASSLLRTIDRQSSGVGLVPEQAWEDPAVAASPFGTDPGLASIGFEPGRPTGSAAPLTWAQAQEVRLVRSLAEGHLVDQPQAVASRYAAGSVTAVPVTITSPVTNTQVETAATQVAGTSSAGATVTVATTATDAGGATATRQTRAARDGSWSLTVPTPTGTSVITAAASLGSGTGYAQVTVVSTLVTGTVVQDVTDPTGDDNGPGTYAYPTAGDFHPGAFDLTRWRVLDSGDQVVLQASLADLSPTFGSSLGAQLLDVYVHTPTGSPTSTSAAYASRNYEIAAGDAWSQRIEVQGFADPVWVDANGTSLGRPGVIASGPAKTVTITLDKASLGGTPGPGWSFAVVLTGQDGFSGDKARGFSPTPGGYSFGVCAEGGTSPICALDPNTVPKAVDVLTPAGVNQADELDPTAPPVTVAAVPVG
- a CDS encoding ABC transporter permease, with protein sequence MRVELVKLFGRRRTWVALVLLNLLPTVVAGLLAWTRLAPRPGTGPAFLSAVVADGSLFAIAALAIVLPLFLPISVAVVAGEAVAGEAQAGTLRYLLIRPVGRTRLLVRKLVAVVAFVLAAVVSVAAIGFLVGRLLLGPGTLEGGMISLSGSVLTPTDLAWRTLVAVLYVTVSMLGVAALGLFLSTLTDSPQTASLGAMAFLIGSSLLLTVDAARPVQPYLPTRYWLSFIDLYRDPVLWSNLERGAGLQVVYVVVFLAAGWANFTTRDVTS